CCGAACGACAACCGGCAATAATGACCGGAAAACGGCCGGGAGAATCGTGTGACGCGCTCTCGATCGGCGCGCAGCGACGAACAGCTACAGAAGAAACGACGAACGCAGCGCGGACGATAAAACGTCTCGTGATCTCTCGAAGCGTCGTGAAACGAGCGTGTGGTCCGCTCACATCGTGAAAGGACCCGAAGCTACTCGAAGCATCTGTCGGCTATAATACATTGGGGTTGTGCATCCCGGGTGGAGGCCGACAATGAGCACGACACAGTCCACCGGGGTCGACGCGGACGCGAAGGAGCAGCGCCTGAAGACGTATCTCGAACGCAACGCGGCCGACGGCGAGCTCTACTTCAAGAGCAAGTTCATCGCCGACGAGGTGGGGCTCTCGCCGAAGGAGATCGGCGCGCTGATGTGCAAGCTCAGCGACGCGGCGACCGACCTCGAGATCGAGAAGTGGTCGTACACCAGCGCGACGACGTGGCGCGTCGAACCCGCGTGATCGGCGAGTGGGCTGTCGGCCCGCGCTCCCGCCCTGAATCGGGTCCCCGCTGACGCGGCCCGCACGGTGAACGGTCTGCAGGTTTATCCCTGCCCGACACGAGGAACAAACGATGGATGACAGCGAACCGCCCGCCGAGGGACCGCCACCCGAGGCGCTCGCGGGCTTCTTTCGCGTCACCGAAATCACCGCCGAGAACGGCCGTCTCCAGTACTACGGCGAGCCGCTCGTCGGTGGACAGCGGCTCGAACGCCGGCTCTGGCCGGTGTTTCGCGATCGGGGGTACGAGGTTCGGCTGACGAGCGAGCCGAGACAGGACCCCTTGACCGGCGTCGAGACCGGTGGATCGCGATACGTCCTCGTCGCCACGCCACGCTCGACCGGGATCGACGGAGTGCCGTGGCGAAACCTCCTCTTTGCGGCGCTCACGGTACTCACGACGCTGTACGCTGGCGCACGCTGGTACGGCTCCGTCCGGGGGTTCGGGGAGTTCCTCGATGCCCCCCTCGATGTGCTCGCCGGGTGGCCGTTCTCGCTCGCCGTCCTCTTCGTGCTCGGCGTGCACGAACTGGGTCACTACGCGCTGAGCCGGTATCACGGCGTCGACGCGAGCCTGCCCTACTTCATCCCGCTGCCGAACGTGATCGGGACGATGGGCGCGGTGATCCGGATGCGCGGGCGGATGCCAGACCGGAAGACCCTGTTCGACATCGGCGTCGCCGGCCCGCTCGCCGGGCTCGTCGCGGCCTGCACAGTGACGATCGTCGGGCTCCATCTCGAACCGGTGACCGAGCCGGTGATCCCGATCGCGTTCAACTACCCGCCCCTGATCCAGGCCATCGCCGCCCTCACCGGCCAGCAGCTCGGGTACGGCTCGGGCACGATCGTCAACCCCGTGGTGTTCGCGGGCTGGGTCGGGATGTTCGTCACCTTTCTGAATCTGATCCCTGTGGGCCAGCTCGACGGCGGCCACCTCGTGCGCGCGATGGTCGGCAAGCGCCACGAGACCGTCGGTGCGCTGGTCCCGGCCGCGCTGTTCGGGCTCGCGGCCTACCTCTACTACGTTCGGGAGGCCGCGTTCAACGCCGTCTTCCTCTGGGTGCTCTGGGGCGTGTTCAGCCTCGGGATCGCGTACGCCGGTCCCGCGACGCCGATCTACGACGACGCGCTCGACGCGAAACGCACGGCACTCGGCCTCGTCACCTTCGTGCTCGGCGCGCTCTGTTTCACGCCGGTGCCGTTCGAGCTGGTCGTGCCGTAGGACCACCCACTTTTTTGCGGGGAGGGGTGTCCTCGCGCGCCTGCGGCGCGCTGCGGGCACCCCTCCCCGCAAAAACCTGGACTAAAAACACCCGCTCGCTCGCCCACGGCTCGCGGTGCGATCGCTGGCGCTCTCCGCGACCGCCACGCACAGCACCGCGGAAGCCCTCGCTCACACCGGAAGAGCGGAGCTCTTCCGTGCTCTCGTTCGCCTTCGTCTTCGCGCGGCTTCGCCGCGCGAACGGTCCGCGGGACCTTCGGTCCCGCGCTACTCACGAGAACTCCGGTCTCGCTCGCGGTAGAACTGCTGGCGCTCCCACAACCGCCCCGCACAGCACCGCAGAAGCCCTCGCTCCCGACGGTCGCTCGCCCTTCATCCGCCAGGTGACGCCCCGCACAGCAGCCGCCACCACGCCGCAGCCGCCACCGCCTCCGCACCGCAGCCACACCGCAACCGCCACCACACCACAACCACTGCGCCCGCACAGCACGCTACCCGTGAGTGTAGCCCCGATCGTCGAGTGGGTCGCCATCGAGCGTCACGCCGCTCTCGACGACCGTGCCGATCCGCGAAACGTCGACGGGTGCGGCCTCGCGGGCGGTATCGAGCGCGCGCTCGGGGACGGTGAACAGGAGTTCGAAGTCCTCGCCGAAGAAGACGCTCAGTTCGCGCTGCTCGGCCGGATCGGCGGCGATCTCCTGAACGACATCGGCGACGGGCAACGGGGTATCGACCGCGAACCCGCAGTCGCTCGCGGCGGCGAGCTGGTGGAGCGAGCGCGCGAGTCCGTCGCTCACGTCCATCATCGCGCCCGCGTGCGGAGCGATCACCTCGCCCGCCGCGACCCGCGGTGTGAACCGGAAGAGGTCGTTCGCGCGGTCGTGCTCGCCCCCATCGAACAGCCGCAGCGCCGCACCGCTCCGCCCGAGCCGGCCGGTCACGCAGACTGCCTCGCCGGCCGCCGCCCCCGAGCGCAACACGGGGTCGTCGGTCCGACCGAGCGCGGTCGTCGCCGTCGTGAACTCGTCGTGCGTGTCGAGATCGCCGCCGACGTACTCCGCCCTACAGACCTCGCAGACGTCGCGCGCGCCGTCGACGAACGCTCTCAAACCACGTTCGTCGAGTTCGGGGGCGGCGTAGACCGCGACCGCTGCCCGAGCTTCGGCCCCCATCGCAGCCACGTCCGACAGCGACGCGCCGACCGCGCGCCAGCCCGCGGTGTACCGCGTCGTGCCGTCGGGGAAGTCGGTCGTCTCGTGGAGCATATCGGTCGTGAGCACCGACCCGTCGACGACCGCGCAGTCGTCGCCCGCGGCGGGTACGCTCGTGGCGAGCGCGTCGAGAGCCGCCCGCTCATCCATGATCGGCGTTCGGTGCCCGGTGGGAAAACCGGTCCGGTCGACGGCGGGATCGGGGGACGCCGCGTGACAGCCGCGAGCGCGTTCCGGAGGGTTCATCCCGAGGTCGCTCCTTCGACACCGACATGATCCGCGGCGACGACCTCAGAGCCACGCTCGTCGGCTTTGCGGGTGCGCTCTGCGTTCTCGCCGTCCTGGTCTGGGGCGTCGGGATCGACAAAACTATCGACGCGCTCGCGGGGGCCAGCCTCCCCGTGCTGGTCGGGATCGTGGCGATCGCGATCTGCTGGCTCAGCGCGTGGGGGATGTCGCTCCACACGGTGCTCGGCGTACTCGGCGCGCCGATCACGGTGCCGGCGGCCGTGCTCGTCTTCGCCGGGGCGACGTTCGCGAACAACGTCACGCCCTTTGGCCAGGCCGGCGGCGAACCGGTGAGCGCGCTACTCATCTCGCGGGCGACCGACCGCGAGTACGAGACCGGGCTCGCGGCGATCGCGAGCGTCGACGCGCTCAACTTCGTCCCCTCGATCGCGCTCGCTCTCGTGGGGCTGAGCTACTTCGCGTCGACGATCACGTTCGGCGAGAACCTCGAGTACGCGGCGGCTGCCGTCGTGGCGTTCGCAGTCGTGGTGCCGATCGCAGTGGTGCTCGGGTGGCGCAACCGCTACCGGCTCGAACGGACCGCGGTCGACTCGCTCGCCCCGCTCCTCCAGCGGCTCGGCGAACTCGTCCCGCGTCGATCGGCTCCGAGCCGGGCCGCGCTCGAACGCCGGATCGAGGGCTTCTTCACGGCCGTCGAGCGCGTCGCCACCAACCCCCGTGGACTGGTGTTCGCACTCGTCTTCTCGACGGCGGGCTGGGTCGGGCTCGCGACTTCGCTCTGGCTCTCGCTGTTCGCGCTCGGCCACACCGTCTCGCCCGCCGTCGTGCTGGTCGCCATCCCGACGGGCGCGATGGCGAGCATCACACCACTCCCCGGTGGGCTCGGCGGGGTCGAAGCAGTCCTCGGTGCGCTCGTTCTCGCAACCACCGGCCTCCCGCTCGCGACCGTGACGGCCGCCGTCCTCATCCATCGCGGCGCGACCTACCTCCTCCCGACCGTCATCGGCGGCGGCACCGCGGCGGTGCTCGCCGACCGCTGACGGAGCGCTTCTCGGTAGTGAGGCGTCCATTGGGAGGCGGTGGCGCGCGGGAGCGCACGGAGTGCGCGACTCGCGCGAGGGATGACTGAGCGGAGTGAGCGGAGCGAACGGAGCGAAGGAGTCGGTTGGGGAGGTGTGTGGCTTGCGGTTCTCATTTGTGCCGGGATTTGCCAGAGACGGATCGACCCTCATCGATGCGTTCCCCGAGAAAGCGACCGATCGGGAGTTTCGTGACGACGACGGGGCAGATGCACGCGATCGACTGCGCTCCCTCGAACGCTACCGACGCGTTTAACCCCACCCGCGAGCGTTTCGTACGTATGGCAACTCTCTACGACGTTCCGGCGGACGCGCTCATCGACGCGCTCGTCGAGCGTCTCCCCGAGAGCATCGAGCGCCCCGACTGGGCGACCTACGCGAAGACCGGCGCGGGCCGCGAACTCCCGCCCGAACAGGAGGAGTTCTGGCGAACGCGCGCCGCCAGCCTGCTCCGGCGGGTCGCCATCGACGGCGAGATCGGCGTCGACCGGCTCACGACCGCCTACGGCGACACCAAGGACGGCTCGAACCGCTACGGCGTCGCGCCAGCGAAGAAGACCGAGGGCAGCGGGAAGATCATCCGGACCGCGCTCCAGCAGCTCGAAGCCGAGGAGCTCGTCGAGACAGCCGAGGGCGAGGGCCGCCGGATCACCGCCGAAGGCCAGAGCCTGCTCGACGACACGGCGGGCGACGTGCTCGACGACCTCGACCGACCCGAGCTCGAACGCTACGCCTGAGAGCGGTCGCAGCCAGTAGCCCGGATCGCGTCGACGACCCTGTTTCTCCGATGTCCGACTCCGTGGCCGCGGCTCGGTGCAGCGATACCCCGAGAGAATCGTTCTGCGATACGTGATGGAGGACGGTGCTACGGGAAGACGAGCACCGTCGCGCCGTCGGCGTCGAGAACCGCGACCTCCTCGCCCGCGACGCGCTGCTCTCGCTCGATCCCGACCGCGTCGCCGTCGAGCGTGACCGCCTCACCCTCGATGTCGAGTTCGATCGTGCCGTTCTCGTTCCTCTGGCGTTCGATTGCAGCAGGGTCGGCGGCTTCGAGTGCGCCCACGACCGCACCCGCTCGATCGCGGAACTCGGGGCCGATCGTGCTGTGGTCGGGATCGACGCCGACGGCGACCATCTCGACGTCCGGCTCGCCTGTCTCGATCTTCACCGGGGCGTTCACCGTCGCACTCAGGTCGCCGGTGTCGAGTTCGGCGATCCCGTCGGCGTAGACCTCGATCCGGTCGAGATCGGCGTTGAGCGCCATTCCCTCGTCGGACTTCCACGCCCGGACCGCGCTCGCGACCGCGGCGATGCGTTCGCCGCGCGCCTCCGCGGCGTCGTCGGCGACGTCGAGCGCGGGCCACGCGGCAGCGTGGACGCTGCCCGACGGGTCGGGCAGGTGGTGGTACGCCTCCTCGACGAGGAACGGCGAGAACGGCGCGAGCATCCGGAGCGACGCCGAGAGCGTCGCCGAGAGCGCGTGGCGTGCGGCGTCGCGCTCGGCGTCGCTGCCCTCGTAGAGGCGGCCCTTGATGAGTTCGACGTAGTCGTCGGCGAGGTCGTGCCAGACGAACTCCCGGAGCTTCCGGAGCGCGCGATCGAAGCGGTACTCGTCCATGTCGGCGGCGACCTCGTCGGCGACCCGCGCGCACCGCGAGAGGATCCAGCGGTCGGCGTCGGTGGCAGCCTCGTCGATCGCCCCCCCGTCGGCGGCCGTTGCAGCGGCGGTTTCGGCGTCGAGATGCCCGCTCGCGAAGCGCGTGATGTTCCAGAGCTTCGTCAGGAAGCGCGACGCGCTCGTGACCTCCTTCGGCTGGAACTGGATGTCGCTCCCCGGCTGGCCGCCGAGGGCGAGCGCCTGTCGAAAGGCGTCGGCGGAGTGCTCCTCGACGACCTCCTCGGGGGCGACCGAGTTGTCCTTCGACTTGCTCATCTTGTTGCCGTCAGCGCCCAGCACCATCCCGTTGATGAGCGCCTCGTCCCACGGTTTCTGGTCTTCGAGCGCGGCCGTTCGCAGGAGCGTGTAGAACGCCCACGTCCGGATGATCTCGTGGCCCTGCTCGCGGAGCTGCACGGGAGTGAAGTCGGCCTCGGGCCAGCCAGCGACGTGGAGCGCCGAGATCGACGAGTCCATCCAGGTGTCCATCACGTCGGTCTCGCCGGTCCACGCGTCCGCGCCGCAGTCGGGACAGTCACTTTGGGGTTCGTCCTCGGTCGGATCGGCCGGGAGCTCGTCCAGCTCGGCGACGTGCCAGTGGCCGCACTCCTCGCACGACCACGCCGGAATCGGGGTGGCGAACACGCGCTGGCGCGAAATCACCCAGTCCCACTCCATTCCCTCGGTCCACTCCTTGAGGCGGCCGTACATATGCTCGGGAATCCAGTCGACCTCCCGGGCTTTATCGAGGATTTCGTTCTGATCGACCCGGACGAACCACTGCTCCTTCGAGAGGATCTCGATCGGCGTGTCACACCGCCAGCACGCCCCGACCGACTGCTCGATCGGTTCCTCGTCCTGAAGGTACCCCTCCTTCTGGAGCGCGGTGCTGATCTCCTCTTTGGCGTCGTCGATCGCGAGCCCGCCGAACTCCGGGACGCTCTCGTCGAGTCGGCCGTCCTCGGTCACGACGGCCCGAAGGTCGAGGTCGTACTCCGCCCACCAGTCGACGTCCTGCTTGTCGCCGAAGGTGCAGATCATCACCGCGCCGGTGCCGAAGTCGCCGTCGACGTCCTCGCTCGCGACGAGTTCGACCTCGTGGCCGAACAGCGGGACCTCGAAGGTGTCGCCAACCCGGCCCGCGTAGCGCTCGTCGTCGGGGTCGACCGCCATCCCGACGCAGGCCGCGAGCAGTTCGGGGCGGGTGGTGGCGATCTCGATCGCGTCGTTGTCGACACCCGGGAATCGGACCGTCGAGAGCGTTCCCTCGGCATCGACGTTCTCGACTTCGGCGTCGGCGATCGCGGTCTCACACCGCGGACACCAGTTCACGGGATGCTCGTCGCGGTGGACGTAGCCATTACTATGCATCTCGACGAACGAACGCTGGGTCTTCGCCCAGTACTCGGGGTCCATCGTGCGGTACTCCTGGGACCAGTCCTGGGAGAAGCCGAGCCACTGCATCGTCCCCTTCATCCCGTCGATCTTCCGTTCGGTGTGCTCGACGCACAGCTCCCGGAACTCCTCGCGCGGCACGTCCGTCCGCCGGATGTCGTGGTTCTCCTCGACTTTGACCTCCGTCGGGAGGCCGTGACAGTCCCATCCCTGCGGGAAGGAGACGTTCTTGCCCTGCATTCGGTGGTAGCGCGCGGCGAAGTCCATGTAACTCCAGCCGAGCGCGTGCCCGATGTGGAGGTCGCCCGTCGGGTAGGGCGGGGGGGTGTCGATGACGTACTCGGTTGCGCCGTCGTCGTCATCGTAGCGGTACAGGTCGGACTCGTGCCACTCCTCGCGCCACTTGGCTTCGAGCGCGTCGGGATCGTAGGTTTCAGCTAGCTCTGTCATGGGTCGTCTTTTCCGAATGCCTGCGGCTGGGTGAGTAACGGTGCCGAGAACGTGCAAGTCGGTGGTTCAGCGACGTACTACCGACGACATCACGCTCATGGCACCACTCATGCGAGTCCGTCTGATAAACGTTCGTGTTGGGCGACACCGCTCCGATGTGCTCGTGAACGCTCGACGACTGCCGGCGCTCGTGTCGAGAGAGTGAGGGGCGTCAACGATTAGTACGCCAAGCGCTACCACTATTCATGAACCTCCTGTTCCGCGTGCTGGTCGGCGCGTTCGTCTGCGTCGCGCCGACGGCGCTGTTCCTCGGCCTCTGGCACGGCCTTCAGCGGATGCAAGACGGCGAACTCGTCGAGCGGGTCGCGAGGAATCAGGGGGCGACCGTCGAGGATCTCGTGCCGGGCACGCAGTCGAGCGGGGAACACGACCTCGATTCGCGCGAGCGCCGCGCGCTGGAGCGGTCGCTCGCCGAGGGAACGTCGCCGTCGGTCGGGTCGCCCGCGAGTGACGAACGCCGGTCGAACCGCGGGCGAAATCCACCCTGACGCACAACCACAACCCCTACCTGCGCGCCCGCGGAGGGGCGGGTATGCAACTGGGCGTCGTCGGACTCGGGCGGATGGGACGGATCGTGACCGAGCGCGTGCTCGCTGCGGGCCACGACGTGGTCGCCTTCGACGTGAACGAGGAGGCTGTCGCGACCGCCACAGCGGCGGGAGCCGAGCCGGCCGACTCCATCGGGGACCTCGCCGACCGACTCGGGAGCGAGAAGCGGATCTGGCTGATGGTGCCCGCGGGCGACGCCATCGACGCCGCGCTCGGCGATCTCGAAACCCATCTCGACGAGGACGACGTGGTGATCGACGGTGGCAACTCACACTTCGAGGAATCTGTGCGGCGGGCCGACGCGACGCCGGCGGCGTACCTCGACTGTGGGACATCCGGGGGTCCCGCTGGCGCGGAACTCGGTTTCTCGCTGATGATCGGCGGGCCCGGATGGGCCTACGACGAGCTGACTCCGGTGTTCGACGCCGTGGCGACCGGGCCCGCAGGACACGCGAGGATGGGGCCCGCAGGTTCGGGCCACTACGTCAAGATGGTCCACAACGGCGTGGAGTACGCGCTGATGGAGGCCTACGGTGAGGGGTTCGAACTCCTCCACGACGGGCGGTACGATCTCGACCTCGAATCGGTCGCCCGGACCTGGAACAACGGCGCAGTCATCCGGTCGTGGCTGCTCGAACTCTGTGAGGAGGCGTTCCGCGAGGAGGGCGGTGATCTGGGGAGTGTGGCCGACCGCGTTGCGGGCGGTTCGACGGGAACGTGGACCGTCGAGGAGGCGCTCGCTCAGGAGATTCCGGTACCGCTGATCTACACCGCGCTCGCCGAGCGGTTCG
This Halococcus agarilyticus DNA region includes the following protein-coding sequences:
- a CDS encoding site-2 protease family protein, producing MDDSEPPAEGPPPEALAGFFRVTEITAENGRLQYYGEPLVGGQRLERRLWPVFRDRGYEVRLTSEPRQDPLTGVETGGSRYVLVATPRSTGIDGVPWRNLLFAALTVLTTLYAGARWYGSVRGFGEFLDAPLDVLAGWPFSLAVLFVLGVHELGHYALSRYHGVDASLPYFIPLPNVIGTMGAVIRMRGRMPDRKTLFDIGVAGPLAGLVAACTVTIVGLHLEPVTEPVIPIAFNYPPLIQAIAALTGQQLGYGSGTIVNPVVFAGWVGMFVTFLNLIPVGQLDGGHLVRAMVGKRHETVGALVPAALFGLAAYLYYVREAAFNAVFLWVLWGVFSLGIAYAGPATPIYDDALDAKRTALGLVTFVLGALCFTPVPFELVVP
- a CDS encoding DUF7123 family protein — protein: MSTTQSTGVDADAKEQRLKTYLERNAADGELYFKSKFIADEVGLSPKEIGALMCKLSDAATDLEIEKWSYTSATTWRVEPA
- a CDS encoding valine--tRNA ligase gives rise to the protein MTELAETYDPDALEAKWREEWHESDLYRYDDDDGATEYVIDTPPPYPTGDLHIGHALGWSYMDFAARYHRMQGKNVSFPQGWDCHGLPTEVKVEENHDIRRTDVPREEFRELCVEHTERKIDGMKGTMQWLGFSQDWSQEYRTMDPEYWAKTQRSFVEMHSNGYVHRDEHPVNWCPRCETAIADAEVENVDAEGTLSTVRFPGVDNDAIEIATTRPELLAACVGMAVDPDDERYAGRVGDTFEVPLFGHEVELVASEDVDGDFGTGAVMICTFGDKQDVDWWAEYDLDLRAVVTEDGRLDESVPEFGGLAIDDAKEEISTALQKEGYLQDEEPIEQSVGACWRCDTPIEILSKEQWFVRVDQNEILDKAREVDWIPEHMYGRLKEWTEGMEWDWVISRQRVFATPIPAWSCEECGHWHVAELDELPADPTEDEPQSDCPDCGADAWTGETDVMDTWMDSSISALHVAGWPEADFTPVQLREQGHEIIRTWAFYTLLRTAALEDQKPWDEALINGMVLGADGNKMSKSKDNSVAPEEVVEEHSADAFRQALALGGQPGSDIQFQPKEVTSASRFLTKLWNITRFASGHLDAETAAATAADGGAIDEAATDADRWILSRCARVADEVAADMDEYRFDRALRKLREFVWHDLADDYVELIKGRLYEGSDAERDAARHALSATLSASLRMLAPFSPFLVEEAYHHLPDPSGSVHAAAWPALDVADDAAEARGERIAAVASAVRAWKSDEGMALNADLDRIEVYADGIAELDTGDLSATVNAPVKIETGEPDVEMVAVGVDPDHSTIGPEFRDRAGAVVGALEAADPAAIERQRNENGTIELDIEGEAVTLDGDAVGIEREQRVAGEEVAVLDADGATVLVFP
- the gnd gene encoding phosphogluconate dehydrogenase (NAD(+)-dependent, decarboxylating), with protein sequence MQLGVVGLGRMGRIVTERVLAAGHDVVAFDVNEEAVATATAAGAEPADSIGDLADRLGSEKRIWLMVPAGDAIDAALGDLETHLDEDDVVIDGGNSHFEESVRRADATPAAYLDCGTSGGPAGAELGFSLMIGGPGWAYDELTPVFDAVATGPAGHARMGPAGSGHYVKMVHNGVEYALMEAYGEGFELLHDGRYDLDLESVARTWNNGAVIRSWLLELCEEAFREEGGDLGSVADRVAGGSTGTWTVEEALAQEIPVPLIYTALAERFGSRADEGRFARRLANRLRYGFGRHEVARR
- the thiL gene encoding thiamine-phosphate kinase, coding for MDERAALDALATSVPAAGDDCAVVDGSVLTTDMLHETTDFPDGTTRYTAGWRAVGASLSDVAAMGAEARAAVAVYAAPELDERGLRAFVDGARDVCEVCRAEYVGGDLDTHDEFTTATTALGRTDDPVLRSGAAAGEAVCVTGRLGRSGAALRLFDGGEHDRANDLFRFTPRVAAGEVIAPHAGAMMDVSDGLARSLHQLAAASDCGFAVDTPLPVADVVQEIAADPAEQRELSVFFGEDFELLFTVPERALDTAREAAPVDVSRIGTVVESGVTLDGDPLDDRGYTHG
- a CDS encoding lysylphosphatidylglycerol synthase transmembrane domain-containing protein — encoded protein: MIRGDDLRATLVGFAGALCVLAVLVWGVGIDKTIDALAGASLPVLVGIVAIAICWLSAWGMSLHTVLGVLGAPITVPAAVLVFAGATFANNVTPFGQAGGEPVSALLISRATDREYETGLAAIASVDALNFVPSIALALVGLSYFASTITFGENLEYAAAAVVAFAVVVPIAVVLGWRNRYRLERTAVDSLAPLLQRLGELVPRRSAPSRAALERRIEGFFTAVERVATNPRGLVFALVFSTAGWVGLATSLWLSLFALGHTVSPAVVLVAIPTGAMASITPLPGGLGGVEAVLGALVLATTGLPLATVTAAVLIHRGATYLLPTVIGGGTAAVLADR
- a CDS encoding 30S ribosomal protein S19e, yielding MATLYDVPADALIDALVERLPESIERPDWATYAKTGAGRELPPEQEEFWRTRAASLLRRVAIDGEIGVDRLTTAYGDTKDGSNRYGVAPAKKTEGSGKIIRTALQQLEAEELVETAEGEGRRITAEGQSLLDDTAGDVLDDLDRPELERYA